ACCTCTACATTTGGATGGGGGTATCAGTCCAGCTCAACCTGttcactttgcatgttctctctacATTCATGTTGGTTTctgcccaaagacatgcatttcaggtgatttGTAGAGTATAAAACTGCATGTGCCAGTGACTGTGCTACAGATGGTGTTAAACTTTGTCCCAAGATGATGTCACGTGACTAGTTCGGTCATAAGTCATGGTATTTCCATTAATTATGCTTTTCAAAGATTCTGAAGAACTTCTAATTGGCATTTTCTAACTTGAAACCGTTAATCTCCATACATGTGTCATCCATAATTATGTAACTGGAATTAATCCCATTTCTCTAATTCCATTTGTCTACAGTATTGTGTTCCATGATTCATATGTtgcaaaattcttaaaaaaCTCTATGTGAAGCAATTTATAAAAACTccagaaaaacatttcacaaaataataCTTCAGAAGAGAGTGTCAGCAGGTACAACTTCCAGCACCTGGACTGAACAACGTGATGTAGGTTTGCTTAGTTCACtcttggagtttgcatgttctccccatgtttgtgtgggtttcctgcaggtgctcaggtttcctcccacagtccgaaaaCATGCTTCGGGTAGATTGGTGACACTTAATTGCACTTTGTGCGTGTGTcactgtcctgtgatggactgtcatcctgtccagggtgaacaTGGAGTAGCCTGGTCAGTTGAGTAGACTGTAGGAACCCTACcttaggataagtggttatgGGTAATGAGTGAGTGGATGATATTTCATGGGCTTAACAGCCTTCTCATTCTGCTTCGAAAACACCAGCTGTCACATCTTCACTGTCTGATCTCTGCTCAACAGGCTGAGGTGAGGTATTTAATCCTGTGCGAAATATTGTTGGTTTGTTATCAAATTTATGCGGATCTGATCTGGAATCTGGGGGAAGAAACAAtgagattttaaagaaaagcagcacaatATCAACTTAGTAACAGTACCAATTATGAGCagtaatgtaattatattaaaactttaaagatGTCTTTTCGGAGCCAATATCAACTAAAGACTAATATGAACTAGAAGTcacgagcaggacccggtccaaacccctgcgccaccgcaccccccagaagCCACATTTAGTCAATGgataatttcttttaataatttaatgatACAATTTCTTACTTGTTTATGAACAACTTCACTTTCTTCTGATTGCTGCAGTTGGCATTCCTGTTATAACAGTAGAACACTGAATTATTGTTAATTGTACcaagtttaaagaaaatttaatccAGAGTAGTATATAGATGATAAAACATGTTGTGAAATATTGgacaataaactggaaaaaacacattaaaacaaacctGATCTTGTTGTAAGGGCCctaaaaaaagaatgaagtgTTAGATTTGTTCTATCTCAATGTCTATTTGAATAGCTAATTTCAGTGTTAATGCAAAAACTAAAGGTTATTTGGTAAATTTTTAACGGACAGTCTTTGTATATACAAAGTCATTAAAATTGTCTTACCTGGTTTACTgaggttgtttttctttgaacagAACCCTGATTTGTACAGTGTTACTCCTCCAACTAGAAATAACACTACAATTATTCCAACTACAATCCAAACTATCAGAGGAGCCCAATTCTTCTCTCCACACTGAGAATCAGACACACTGTCTCCTGGTTTCACTGTGGGAAGTCCTTTGGattcacagctgtgaaaaaacatttaaatatatacattatgtattatatacttcATACACATTGAACAGaaaatttgttgcatttttgatttatgcaattaaataaaaactaaggagataatgacaaaaacaagaataatgacagacttactctgtgtgtggtgtacaGGAGGTAGAAGACCCAGATGAGAAAGAGTTTTCAGGGCAGATCTCACACTCAGTATCAGTAGAGTCTGTTCCTataacagtaaaacaaacaaaaaaaatttaccaaaCCCTAAACTCAATGTGTGAAGTTtactgtcacttccacaatatgtttggaacacacacacacacacacacacacacacactttctgaaccgcttgtcccatacggggtcgcggggagccggagctaaacccggcaacacagggcgtaagactggagggggggggacacacccaggacagaacgccagtctgccacaaggcactccaagcaggactcaaaccccagacccaccagggagcaagaccctggtccaacccactgcgccaccgcgcccccctgcaaATACCATATTTACCTCAGTTTTcaatcattcatttgtttattatcCATAATTGTATTATAAATTCCCTGTCAGTCATGTTTGTACAtttcataatgaatgaaaactttttttcagatCAAGGCAGCAAGCGTACATGGAAAAAGTCAGCAAATAATAGAGATGGTCTTACGATGCCGTTGAGACTGTAATTATGCTGTAACTTTGACCAGTTTACCTCTCTATTCAGAAGTGGGgttaatgtttttgaaatgtctcTCTTATATTCTTTCCTTAAGGGAGAACtgaaagtgaaacacttttcaCAGTTATTACTAATTTACAATAATCCCAATATCATTAGTTTTATCATGTACAGAAACGGTACAATTTTActgttgcttttaaaatgttttgcatacatCGGAGTGAAATAGCTTTTACCCAGGAATACAATGTGACATAGATGACAACTAAAaacacatcacatcacacacatcgtctgaactgcttgtcccatatggggtcgcggggagccggagcctaacccggcaacacagggcgtaaggctgcagggggaggggacacacccaggacgggacgcaagtccgtcacaaggcaccccaagcgggactcaaaccccagacccactggagagcaggacccggtcctacccattgcgccaccgcgtccccctccaactaaaaacaataaatagaaatttacaataaaatatgcaatgaataaaaatttaaataaaattcataatgcaaaaagtgagtttttgcgcaataattgtttggaaagaaATTGAAATTGCATTACAAATTAGTAAGATTACAAATCAAACGGATTTAAGCATATCAGACCAGGGTGTTTGATGAAGTCTccaggtttgcaggttgtgtgtttccgtgctgctctacatcctccctCATAAGGATCAGTACaatagttcccttccaggacTCCACACACCGTGTCTGAAGAGGCTGTACACTCCGTCATTGTCTTTAAACCAAGACCTATCAAAGCA
Above is a genomic segment from Scleropages formosus chromosome 2, fSclFor1.1, whole genome shotgun sequence containing:
- the LOC108922354 gene encoding tumor necrosis factor receptor superfamily member 5-like isoform X4, which encodes MATSQTLEIFPSMDLDMMFYQAICAVFLMILKSTLCSPCDRAEYETNGECCPMCSPGTDSTDTECEICPENSFSSGSSTSCTPHTDCESKGLPTVKPGDSVSDSQCGEKNWAPLIVWIVVGIIVVLFLVGGVTLYKSGFCSKKNNLSKPGPLQQDQECQLQQSEESEVVHKQIPDQIRINLITNQQYFAQD
- the LOC108922354 gene encoding tumor necrosis factor receptor superfamily member 14-like isoform X2, translating into MATSQTLEIFPSMDLDMMFYQAICAVFLMILKSTLCSPCDRAEYETNGECCPMCSPGTRVYRHCTEFTSTSCVPCIGATFTNRPNGLSYCFPCAVCDQGLGLKTMTECTASSDTVCGVLEGNYCTDPYEGGCRAARKHTTCKPGDFIKHPGTDSTDTECEICPENSFSSGSSTSCTPHTDCESKGLPTVKPGDSVSDSQCGEKNWAPLIVWIVVGIIVVLFLVGGVTLYKSGFCSKKNNLSKPGPLQQDQECQLQQSEESEVVHKQDDSPSQDSDTRTKCN
- the LOC108922354 gene encoding tumor necrosis factor receptor superfamily member 14-like isoform X1; its protein translation is MATSQTLEIFPSMDLDMMFYQAICAVFLMILKSTLCSPCDRAEYETNGECCPMCSPGTRVYRHCTEFTSTSCVPCIGATFTNRPNGLSYCFPCAVCDQGLGLKTMTECTASSDTVCGVLEGNYCTDPYEGGCRAARKHTTCKPGDFIKHPGTDSTDTECEICPENSFSSGSSTSCTPHTDCESKGLPTVKPGDSVSDSQCGEKNWAPLIVWIVVGIIVVLFLVGGVTLYKSGFCSKKNNLSKPGPLQQDQECQLQQSEESEVVHKQIPDQIRINLITNQQYFAQD